The proteins below are encoded in one region of Podarcis raffonei isolate rPodRaf1 chromosome 8, rPodRaf1.pri, whole genome shotgun sequence:
- the UTP11 gene encoding probable U3 small nucleolar RNA-associated protein 11: MSAAFKKAGKSRQREHRERSQPASRKNLGILEKKKDYKLRANDYHKKRNALQALRRKAAEKNPDEFYYKMTRVQLQDGVHIIKKQEEETTLEQQKLMKTQDLKYIEMKRVAEVKKIERLKSELHLLEAEGKQPNKHTFFFDTKKEVQRFDIATHLNTAPELVGRVYNRPTLETLRKEAIRGATTQAQLKKLARQRKSQYSLLKQRIERERKMFVIGQKLQTRKDLLDKAHKVKLKKETVNQPAIYKFQFRRKR; the protein is encoded by the exons ATGTCGGCGGCGTTCAAGAAGGCGGGCAAGTCCCGCCAGCGGGAGCACCGCGAGCGGAGCCAG CCAGCTTCCCGAAAGAATCTTGGAATCCTTGAAAAGAAGAAGGACTACAAGCTCCGTGCCAA TGACTACCATAAGAAGCGGAATGCGCTCCAGGCGCTTCGCAGGAAGGCCGCGGAGAAGAACCCGGATGAATTCTATTACAAAATGACCCGCGTGCAGCTCCAG GATGGAGTTCACATAATTaaaaagcaggaagaagaaaccaCGCTGGAGCAGCAGAAGCTGATGAAGACACAGGATCTGAAATACATTGAGATGAAGCGGGTAGCTGAAGTCAAG AAAATTGAAAGGCTGAAGTCGGAGCTCCACCTGCTGGAAGCTGAGGGCAAGCAGCCGAACAAGCACACATTCTTTTTTGACACAAAGAAGGAAG TGCAACGATTTGACATTGCCACCCATCTGAACACTGCACCGGAGCTGGTGGGCAGAGTGTACAACCGGCCGACCCTTGAAACTCTGCGGAAGGAAGCCATTCGGGGGGCCACCACCCAGGCCCAGTTGAAG AAATTAGCCCGCCAGAGGAAGAGTCAGTACAGCCTCCTGAAGCAGCGCATTGAGAGGGAGCGGAAGATGTTTGTCATTGGTCAGAAGCTCCAGACCCGGAAGGACCTTTTG GACAAAGCCCACAAAGTGAAGCTGAAGAAAGAGACCGTCAACCAGCCAGCTATTTACAAATTCCAGTTCAGGCGGAAGCGCTGA
- the FHL3 gene encoding four and a half LIM domains protein 3 produces the protein MTEGFDCASCKESLYGRKYIQVDEGPFCIPCYDTHFANTCDECKEPIGHDCRELYYEDRHYHEGCFRCFRCDRSLADEPFTCQGQELLCNDCYCREFSSQCVACQQVVMPGSRKLEYNGQTWHEHCFLCSGCQQPIGARSFIPEQKDYYCVPCYESKFAPRCTHCKKSLTKGGVTYRDEPWHKECFVCTSCQTPLAGQQFTSQEDQPYCVKCFGSLYAKKCSACTKPITGFGGGKYVSFEDRHWHHNCFSCSRCAASLVGKGFIPENDEILCRDCASDL, from the exons ATGACTGAAGGCTTTGACTGTGCCAGCTGCAAGGAGTCCCTCTACGGGCGCAAATACATCCAGGTGGACGAGGGGCCCTTCTGCATCCCCTGCTATGATACCCACTTTGCCAACACCTGTGATGAGTGCAAGGAGCCCATCGGGCACGACTGCAGG GAGCTCTACTACGAGGACCGGCATTACCACGAGGGCTGCTTCCGATGCTTCCGGTGCGACCGCTCCCTAGCCGACGAGCCCTTCACCTGCCAGGGCCAGGAGCTGCTCTGCAACGACTGCTATTGCCGGGAGTTCTCCTCCCAGTGTGTGGCCTGCCAGCAGGTGGTCATGCCAG GCTCCCGGAAGCTGGAGTACAACGGCCAGACGTGGCACGAGCACTGCTTCCTCTGCAGCGGCTGCCAGCAGCCCATCGGGGCTCGCTCCTTCATCCCCGAGCAGAAGGATTACTACTGCGTCCCGTGCTACGAGAGCAAGTTCGCCCCCCGCTGCACCCACTGCAAGAAG TCGCTGACCAAGGGAGGCGTGACCTACCGGGATGAGCCCTGGCACAAGGAGTGCTTCGTCTGCACGAGCTGCCAGACCCCCCTGGCCGGGCAGCAGTTCACCTCTCAGGAAGACCAGCCCTACTGTGTCAAGTGCTTTGGGAGCCTCTACGCCAAGAAGTGCAGCGCCTGCACCAAGCCCATCACAG gCTTTGGAGGGGGCAAATACGTCTCCTTTGAGGACCGCCACTGGCACCACAACTGCTTCAGCTGCTCCCGCTGTGCTGCCTCCCTCGTGGGCAAGGGCTTCATCCCGGAGAACGATGAGATCCTCTGCCGTGACTGCGCTAGCGACCTCTGA